From Xenopus laevis strain J_2021 chromosome 7L, Xenopus_laevis_v10.1, whole genome shotgun sequence, one genomic window encodes:
- the LOC121395552 gene encoding uncharacterized protein LOC121395552 isoform X1 has translation MVYKGKQLPLSTLKHVQPLPGFNLKRLPKVMVTISENMEGRPPNMGAWNNKGQVYNVTITNINEDSLTSYSKTSDVCFSSCATTHLVYQDYTLTEYINTEGSVLSVAFTFSADGETYTLCSAGNGSLEFMKGPLPKTIEGTKCPFIFYKEVFTAGDDSYSLQCADGLGQYLSYDDSNLAILKDAADVTTDETCKMTISQI, from the exons ATGGTCTACAAAGGGAAACAACTCCCCCTCTCAACTCTGAAACATGTCCAGCCCTTGCCTGGCTTTAACTTAAAGAGACTGCCAAAAGTAATG GTGACAATTTCTGAAAACATGGAAGGAAG ACCTCCCAATATGGGTGCCTGGAATAATAAAGGACAAGTTTATAATGTAACCATAACAAATATCAATGAAGATTCTCTAACCAGCTACTCCAAAACCTCTGATGTATGTTTTAGCTCCTGTGCTACAACACATCTAG TTTATCAAGATTATACATTAACAGAGTACATCAACACCGAAGGGTCAGTTTTGTCTGTAGCTTTCACTTTCAGTGCAGATGGGGAAACCTATACGCTGTGTTCTGCAGGGAATGGAAGTCTTGAATTTATG AAAGGGCCTCTACCTAAAACAATTGAAGGTACAAAGTGtccctttatattttacaaggagGTTTTTACGGCTGGTGATGATTCATATTCACTTCAGTGTGCCGATGGTCTTGGACAATACTTATCCTACGATGATAGTAATCTAGCTATCTTAAAGGATGCAGCTGATGTCACTACTGATGAAACCTGTAAGATGACCATTTCACAGATCTGA
- the LOC121395552 gene encoding uncharacterized protein LOC121395552 isoform X2, whose translation MEGRPPNMGAWNNKGQVYNVTITNINEDSLTSYSKTSDVCFSSCATTHLVYQDYTLTEYINTEGSVLSVAFTFSADGETYTLCSAGNGSLEFMKGPLPKTIEGTKCPFIFYKEVFTAGDDSYSLQCADGLGQYLSYDDSNLAILKDAADVTTDETCKMTISQI comes from the exons ATGGAAGGAAG ACCTCCCAATATGGGTGCCTGGAATAATAAAGGACAAGTTTATAATGTAACCATAACAAATATCAATGAAGATTCTCTAACCAGCTACTCCAAAACCTCTGATGTATGTTTTAGCTCCTGTGCTACAACACATCTAG TTTATCAAGATTATACATTAACAGAGTACATCAACACCGAAGGGTCAGTTTTGTCTGTAGCTTTCACTTTCAGTGCAGATGGGGAAACCTATACGCTGTGTTCTGCAGGGAATGGAAGTCTTGAATTTATG AAAGGGCCTCTACCTAAAACAATTGAAGGTACAAAGTGtccctttatattttacaaggagGTTTTTACGGCTGGTGATGATTCATATTCACTTCAGTGTGCCGATGGTCTTGGACAATACTTATCCTACGATGATAGTAATCTAGCTATCTTAAAGGATGCAGCTGATGTCACTACTGATGAAACCTGTAAGATGACCATTTCACAGATCTGA